The Fusarium keratoplasticum isolate Fu6.1 chromosome 8, whole genome shotgun sequence genome includes a region encoding these proteins:
- a CDS encoding Fungal-trans domain-containing protein, with translation MSCMPNSSTRPNPHFHRDDKSPYSHIWELVGYLPRRKELVDYRVERFFTELNPVYDAVHHETFQTSYDAFWNRKWGDDDLTAVDLRWLAVLFMMLAFAELLDCSPDASPEAQRSCEETSVQFFWGSRKAIVLAPTLSGESPDLVRAGILVSRYLMFWGRKTESWLTSSFAIRMAQAQGMHIDGESWGLPPKVLETRRRLWCTLYSMDRSISLATGRPYTINSKHCMEMKIRNVWIDDNSPEDAAAAVEKPIEDPTQSIYYRFTQQLATILGDIHDDFFGLVPMTASYQTYEKVMALDQILLDWAAGLPPYFRLDDADTSLDSERPFLRWQRMYLHSSYHFARITLHRTYVLLESITDRFQYSRTACISSACADLRQKLSLRNSSMTDRLLAGAAMHNLFNSALVLGIIAVKEPHSPRTNAILEDLAAYCEKMRADTWANEFVMAEVKVIELCIYTARKTSGGGSERSHSTQRPDLDNAACQDGDVSYTDELDVHAPYESWLDSWLGPTRTFPEPLDYQFWEDLVGTLEAR, from the coding sequence ATGTCCTGCATGCCCAACTCCTCCACAAGACCGAACCCTCATTTCCACCGAGATGACAAAAGCCCTTACTCGCATATCTGGGAGCTCGTCGGGTATCTGCCAAGGAGAAAAGAGCTGGTCGATTATCGTGTTGAGAGATTCTTCACTGAGCTCAATCCGGTCTACGACGCTGTTCACCACGAGACGTTTCAGACGAGCTATGATGCCTTTTGGAACCGCAAGTGGGGTGACGATGATCTGACAGCTGTGGACTTGCGATGGCTTGCAGTCCTCTTCATGATGCTTGCCTTTGCTGAGTTGCTGGACTGCTCCCCTGACGCGTCCCCCGAAGCACAAAGAAGCTGCGAAGAGACTTCAGTGCAGTTCTTCTGGGGATCGCGCAAGGCCATCGTTCTCGCGCCCACATTGTCAGGTGAGAGTCCTGACCTGGTACGGGCCGGCATCTTGGTGTCGCGGTACTTGATGTTCTGGGGACGCAAAACTGAGAGCTGGCTTACAAGCTCCTTTGCCATCCGTATGGCACAGGCACAAGGTATGCATATTGATGGAGAGTCTTGGGGACTCCCACCAAAAGTGCTTGAGACGCGACGACGATTGTGGTGCACACTCTATTCGATGGATCGGTCAATATCACTCGCGACTGGTCGGCCTTACACCATTAACAGCAAGCACTGCATGGAGATGAAGATACGAAATGTGTGGATTGATGACAACTCACCCGAAGATGCAGCAGCTGCTGTTGAGAAGCCGATCGAAGACCCAACACAGAGCATCTACTATAGATTCACTCAGCAGCTTGCGACCATCTTGGGTGACATCCACGACGACTTCTTCGGCCTTGTACCAATGACGGCATCCTATCAAACTTATGAAAAGGTCATGGCTTTGGACCAGATCCTCCTGGACTGGGCCGCTGGTCTGCCGCCCTACTTCCGCCTGGACGATGCTGACACCTCCCTGGATTCTGAGCGACCTTTCTTACGGTGGCAGAGAATGTACCTTCACTCATCGTACCACTTTGCGCGGATTACACTGCACCGTACTTATGTCCTCCTGGAATCGATTACAGACCGCTTCCAGTATTCACGTACGGCATgcatctcctcagcctgtGCTGACCTCCGTCAAAAGCTCTCCCTCCGAAACTCGTCCATGACAGATAGACTCCTTGCTGGAGCTGCTATGCACAACCTTTTCAACTCGGCACTCGTCCTCGGCATCATTGCCGTCAAGGAACCACACAGCCCTCGCACAAACGCTATACTGGAAGACCTAGCTGCCTACTGCGAGAAAATGCGCGCTGACACCTGGGCCAACGAGTTTGTCATGGCAGAAGTCAAGGTCATTGAGCTATGCATCTATACAGCGAGAAAGACAAGCGGAGGAGGGTCAGAGCGGTCGCACTCTACACAGCGCCCAGATCTCGACAATGCGGCCTGTCAGGATGGCGATGTGAGCTATactgatgagcttgatgtcCATGCCCCCTATGAGAGTTGGCTGGACAGCTGGCTCGGACCTACACGCACGTTTCCCGAACCGCTAGACTACCAATTTTGGGAGGATCTTGTCGGCACATTGGAGGCAAGATGA
- a CDS encoding FAD-binding PCMH-type domain-containing protein — MAIDDQSTLHPAVVACNAVAALYPAQVVKPSSSEFAAAQDSFWDARQRGRAPVCFFQPTNATQVRAALIEVVRAKSHFGIKGGGHSASKGSSSEGSFQFDLSNLDHVEISDDKQTVKVGPGVKWGPLFQTLEKNDVMAVGGRDFNVGVPGFIFGGGISYLSAPRGWGIDNLVSVDLVLANGDTVTADKSSHPDLFKALRGGGAHNFGIATSLTLRLYPYTGMWGGVHAIAESHFDDVFDKYDRYSHELIKDGKAHLIMDFTWQDSGLVVGLSMGYPESVDNPPIFDGLRLVPSLFSTLRLDDCSSLATEVAEVTDSRGKRNTYWTLAMEYDIELLKSVYELWARTTKPHASRFELTLDVNHITPAMRNKAAGEGRGNLYGLEGANEPLTNIMLTIVWENEADDREVTALLKSLGSEIEALAEQHGKSVPFKYMNYGNEEQDVVSSFGEESMSFLKQVASRYDPEGVFQTLQPGGFKLS, encoded by the exons atggccattgaCGACCAAAGCACCCTGCACCCTGCAGTCGTGGCT TGTAACGCCGTGGCTGCACTCTACCCTGCCCAAGTTGTTAAaccatcctcctcagagTTTGCTGCCGCCCAGGATTCGTTCTGGGATGCCAGACAGCGAGGGAGAGCCCCAGTCTGCTTCTTTCAACCAACGAACGCGACTCAAGTGAGAGCCGCCCTGATTGAGGTGGTTCGCGCTAAATCCCACTTTGGGATAAAGGGCGGCGGCCATTCGGCGAGCAAAGGCTCGAGCAGTGAGGGCAGCTTTCAATTTGATCTCTCCAATCTCGATCACGTCGAGATTTCAGACGACAAACAAACCGTCAAGGTGGGACCCGGCGTTAAATGGGGCCCATTGTTCCAAACCCTTGAGAAGAACGATGTCATGGCCGTGGGCGGTCGTGACTTCAACGTTGGCGTACCTGGATTCATATTTGGCG GCGGAATTTCGTATCTATCCGCCCCACGTGGCTGGGGCATTGACAACTTGGTCTCCGTTGACCTGGTCTTGGCGAATGGTGACACGGTGACGGCAGACAAGTCTTCTCACCCTGACCTTTTCAAGGCTTTACGGGGAGGCGGTGCCCATAACTTTGGTATTGCCACAAGCCTCACCTTAAGACTGTACCCATATACAGGCATGTGGGGAGGCGTGCATGCCATTGCCGAAAGTCACTTTGACGACGTCTTTGATAAATATGATCGGTATTCGCATGAGTTGATCAAGGACGGCAAAGCTCATCTGATTATGGACTTTACGTGGCAGGACAGCGGACTGGTTGTTGGTCTATCCATGGGGTACCCAGAGTCCGTCGACAACCCCCCTATCTTTGATGGATTGCGCCTCGTTCCGAGCCTTTTTAGCACTCTTCGTCTTGATGATTGTAGCTCTCTGGCAACCGAAGTTGCCGAGGTCACTGACTCGCGAGGAAAGCGAAACACATATTGGACATTGGCCATGGAATACGATATTGAGTTGCTCAAGTCCGTGTATGAGCTCTGGGCGCGAACTACGAAGCCTCACGCTTCTCGATTCGAGCTGACTTTGGATGTCAACCATATCACTCCGGCCATGAGAAACAAGGCAGCGGGGGAAGGCAGGGGTAATCTGTATGGGCTCGAAGGCGCCAATGAACCACTGACGAATATAATGTTGACTATCGTGTGGGAGAATGAGGCTGACGACAGGGAGGTCACAGCCTTGCTGAAGAGCTTGGGAAGCGAGATTGAGGCTCTAGCTGAGCAGCACGGCAAGTCGGTTCCGTTCAAGTATATGAACTATGGAAACGAGGAACAGGATGTTGTCTCAAGCTTTGGAGAGGAAAGTATGTCCTTCCTAAAGCAGGTAGCCTCTAGGTATGACCCAGAGGGCGTTTTCCAGACCTTGCAGCCTGGGGGCTTTAAGCTTTCTTAG
- a CDS encoding SesA domain-containing protein, with amino-acid sequence MWSTERLGNGNKTILLQHVEALRHRIVSLAILDSKGRSNVFRSARSKARSTFHATATKAIDSLSQEVDQIYHEIQAALYPLCSESKVGDDVGKIDEAIFGRFECVQSRTISDSLLTPEREHSKELHKAAQWVQNVISQRQVEAPLKTEEDMSNLSEDISRMVGELLAVFNSLVSKSLTYLNIWTPEKRENALEEFRSVRSRMMMFTPFSLWAESEGGQSRIIRFDKLLDQMTGVLGRFIQHSDGDATTRLSQDLGHGAFATRTIGMDAVFAMFNTSTLGGKRVHDQLVQYLWDEDWKPRDDVQTEEWLSKRLKKDWSFCHAIINSLKFRDIRSREDAIPEAHQQTFSWVFERKVEGHGRSQPWPCFPAWLRDRTNEPYWITGKPGSGKSTLLKFILQHPQLPNELENWSGKLPLLTVSYYAWNSGSDLQKSRQGLIRTILFHSLKLNPALVPWVAPRRWSLLCISRKVVEQPKWEMWELEESLRYLLSECGKTMDLALFIDGLDEFQVEPVKIKKQILDPLRVIYTHQGTKVCVASREWSEFDDVLHQHPKLRMQDLTFPDMKHYAMSRLAATRGFLELQFIFPSETEALIGELLGKANGVFLWLTLVVKSLLHAASQGHGLHHLQALVNALPSNIADLYSSIWSSIEDDIVSDSSKLLAIVRAAHEPPDDLMVWLADNSFPLTFDIESVLARDGARSRISDIIKRRLSSNTRGILELSSSGIVDFLHRTARDWAAKPEVWTRINLTIPQDFDPNLVLLRTNIILKRSSAYLRLSGDGLTERTMLYASRVADSTIFRPKLMSALDAFDDMLQQAYDEDDVSWITHIEGRVYENLDKPELKKMPFPLGKRNIWENWQ; translated from the exons ATGTGGAGTACTGAGCGTTTGggcaacggcaacaagaCTATTCTGCTTCAGCACGTGGAAGCACTGCGTCATCGCATCGTTTCACTAGCCATTCTTGACTCGAA GGGAAGATCAAACGTCTTTAGAAGTGCTAGATCGAAAGCTCGGTCAACTTTTCACGCTACAGCAACCAAAGCTATCGACAGCCTGAGTCAGGAAGTTGACCAGATTTATCACGAGATCCAGGCCGCATTATACCCTCTGTGCTCCGAGTCCAAAGTCGGGGATGACGTGGGCAAAATAGACGAGGCCATCTTTGGGCGATTTGAGTGTGTTCAAAGTCGA ACGATTTCTGATTCTCTACTTACTCCAGAAAGGGAACACTCAAAGGAATTACATAAGGCCGCCCAATGGGTACAAAATGTTATCTCACAGCGCCAGGTAGAGGCCCCATTGAAAACAGAAGAGGACATGTCCAACCTCTCGGAGGACATCAGTCGTATGGTAGGGGAACTCTTAGCCGTATTTAATTCTCTAGTGTCGAAGAGTCTCACCTATTTAAATATTTGGACCCctgagaagagggagaatgCGCTTGAGGAGTTTCGAAGCGTCCGCTCCCGGATGATGATGTTTACACCCTTCTCACTGTG GGCAGAGTCAGAGGGAGGCCAATCAAGGATCATCCGCTTTGATAAACTCCTGGACCAGATGACAGGAGTTTTGGGACGCTTCATTCAACACTCGGATGGGGATGCGACAACTAGATTGAGCCAAGATCTGGGTCACGGAGCATTTGCGACCAGAACTATTGGAATGGACGCCGTTTTTGCTATGTTTAACACGTCTACCCTGGGTGGCAAGCGTGTACATGACCAGCTGGTACAGTACCTATGGGATGAAGACTGGAAACCCAGGGATGATGTGCAGACAGAAGAGTGGCTCAGTAAACGCCTAAAAAAGGACTGGTCATTTTgccatgccatcatcaacagtCTCAAGTTCAGAGACATTCGAAGCCGAGAGGATGCTATTCCAGAAGCACATCAGCAAACCTTCTCCTGGGTCTTTGAGAGAAAAGTCGAGGGGCATGGAAGAAgtcagccatggccatgctTTCCAGCATGGCTGAGAGACAGGACCAACGAGCCATATTGGATCACCGGGAAGCCTGGGTCTGGAAAATCAACGCTACTCAAGTTCATCCTCCAACACCCACAACTTCCAAACGAGCTTGAAAACTGGTCTGGAAAGCTCCCTCTCTTGACTGTAAGCTATTATGCCTGGAATTCTGGGTCCGACTTGCAGAAATCCCGCCAAGGGCTTATCAGGACGATCTTGTTCCACTCGCTCAAACTCAACCCTGCACTGGTACCTTGGGttgctcctcggcggtgGTCTTTGCTCTGCATTTCGCGGAAGGTCGTCGAGCAACCCAAGTGGGAAATGTGGGAGCTGGAGGAATCATTGAGGTATCTGCTCAGTGAATGCGGGAAGACCATGGACTTGGCTCTGTTCATCGACGGTCTCGACGAGTTCCAAGTTGAGcccgtcaagatcaagaagcaaaTTCTTGACCCTCTTCGAGTCATTTATACTCATCAGGGGACCAAGGTATGCGTGGCAAGTCGTGAGTGGAGCGAGTTTGATGATGTACTCCATCAACACCCAAAGCTTCGAATGCAAGACCTGACATTTCCTGACATGAAGCATTATGCTATGTCGAGACTGGCAGCTACTCGCGGATTCCTGGAGCTGCAATTCATATTTCCCAGCGAGACTGAAGCTCTCATAGGCGAGTTGCTTGGGAAGGCTAATGGTGTTTTTCTTTGGTTGACCCTCGTTgtcaagagcctcctccatgCTGCCAGTCAGGGTCATGGCCTGCACCACCTTCAAGCCCTTGTCAACGCCCTCCCGAGCAACATCGCCGATCTGTATTCTTCTATCTGGAGCAGCATTGAAGATGACATTGTGTCAGACTCATCAAAGCTTCTGGCGATTGTACGCGCAGCGCATGAGCCTCCAGATGATCTCATGGTGTGGTTGGCTGATAATAGCTTTCCTCTCACTTTTGACATAGAGTCTGTGCTGGCTCGAGACGGTGCAAGGTCTAGAATTTCGGACATCATCAAACGCCGTTTGAGCAGCAATACAAGGGGAATCCTGGAGCTGTCTTCCTCTGGAATTGTCGACTTTCTTCACCGAACGGCTCGAGATTGGGCAGCGAAGCCTGAAGTCTGGACACGGATCAATCTCACCATTCCTCAAGACTTCGATCCCAATCTTGTTCTTCTGAGGACTAATATCATCCTTAAACGCTCTAGTGCATATTTGCGTCTGTCCGGCGATGGCTTGACGGAGAGAACAATGCTTTATGCATCTCGGGTTGCGGACTCTACAATTTTCCGCCCAAAACTAATGTCGGCACTCGACGCTTTCGACGACATGCTACAGCAAGCAtatgacgaagacgacgtATCCTGGATCACGCATATTGAAGGTCGCGTATATGAAA ATCTTGACAAgcccgagctcaagaagatgccTTTCCCCCTTGGAAAACGCAATATTTGGGAAAACTGGCAGTGA
- a CDS encoding MFS domain-containing protein, with the protein MDKSEKIIDDEVGRLSENIQDSNLFLDPQSEKKLVRKLDIWIAPVMTIIFLTAYLDRANIGNAASAGMTEDLGMTSGEIGNAVTLFYVTYVAAEVPCSLVLKKFHPSRMIPLLIFCWSCVLIGTGFMHNVGQLYASRLLLGLFESGMFPCLALYLSTFYSPGEQALRISYLFVSAALSGSFGGLFAYALLKMDGVGGLEGWRWLFIIEGCASVLVAAFTYMMLPDDFEHARFLNEDEKSMMRVRAEINARYNGKPDFDWEEVMRAVRDPKLYISCWSQFMADICSFGLSSFLPLIIRSFGYGVVTTQLLTIPVFFWASAAYIVVSYLSDRWKQRALFMMPAALVTAVGYAVNIGVPMDQRGVLYFSTFLIAPGVYMIVGLNCAWLLNSHAPYYKRAMAIGMNQSIGNTAGIVVGQIFRTKQDGKYLMGLSGSLAAALLAVLGHISLYIYLRRENKRRQNLTERQREAEITAGKSGDFHPDYRYAL; encoded by the exons ATGGACAAGTCTGAGAAGATCATCGACGATGAGGTCGGCCGGCTTAGCGAGAATATCCAGGATTCCAACTTGTTTCTTGATCCACAAAGTGAAAAGAAACTTGTTCGGAAGTTGGATATTTGGATTGCGCCGGTTATGACCATCATTTTCCTGACAGCCTATCTCGACCGCGCCAACATTGGCAATGCAGCCTCAGCGGGCATGACGGAGGATCTTGGCATGACCAGTGGCGAGATTGGCA ATGCTGTTACCCTCTTTTACGTCACCTACGTGGCCGCCGAGGTCCCCTGCTCCCTCGTCCTCAAGAAATTCCACCCTTCTCGCATGatccctctcctcatcttctgctgGTCTTGCGTCCTCATCGGCACGGGCTTCATGCACAATGTTGGCCAACTCTACGCCTCgcgcctcctccttggtctcttcgAGTCGGGCATGTTCCCCTGTCTGGCACTGTACCTCTCGACCTTTTACTCTCCCGGCGAACAAGCTCTGCGCATCTCATACCTCTTCGTCTCCGCCGCACTGAGTGGATCCTTTGGCGGTCTCTTCGCCTACGCACTTCTCAAGATGGACGGTGTCGGTGGTCTCGAGGGTTGGCGCTGGCTGTTTATCATCGAGGGCTGTGCATCGGTCCTCGTGGCGGCATTTACATACATGATGCTCCCCGACGACTTTGAGCACGCTCGGTTCCTCAACGAGGACGAAAAGTCGATGATGCGGGTGCGCGCCGAGATTAATGCGCGATACAACGGCAAGCCGGACTTTGATTGGGAAGAGGTCATGCGCGCTGTCAGGGATCCGAAGCTCTACATTTCGTGCTGGTCTCAGTTCATGGCGGATATCTGCTCGTTTGGCCTGAGCTCTTTCTTGCCGCTCATCATTCGTAGCTTTGGATACGGAGTTGTTACGACACAGTTGTTGACGATTCctgtcttcttctgggcTAGCGCGGCATACATTGTGGTTTCGTACCTCAGTGACAGGTGGAAGCAGAGGGCGTTGTTCATGATGCCCGCGGCCTTGGTCACGGCTGTCGGCTATGCTGTCAACATTGGTGTGCCCATGGATCAAAGGGGTGTGCTGTACTTTTCGACATTTCTCATTGCGCCTGGTGTGTACATGATCGTGGGATTGAACTGCGCATGGTTGTTGAACAGTCATGCGCCGTACTACAAGCGTGCCATGGCTATTGGTATGAATCAGTCCATTGGCAACACCGCCGGTATTGTG GTTGGTCAAATCTTCCGCACGAAGCAGGACGGAAAATACCTCATGGGTCTCAGCGGTTCTCTCGCTGCCGCCTTGCTGGCAGTCCTCGGCCATATCTCACTCTACATCTACCTTCGACGCGAGAACAAACGGCGCCAGAATCTTACGGAGAGGCAACGAGAGGCCGAGATTACCGCTGGCAAGAGTGGCGATTTCCACCCTGATTATCGCTACGCGCTGTAG
- a CDS encoding FAA-hydrolase domain-containing protein: MGSMPATWTRFVRFISTDDRELCGEPIDQDVDVGLAIAAGQSVEVRLLDRPSAVDESQFTGQTAFIKTLLSPLSPQEVATIRCIGLNFKDHAAELNCPLPSIPEVFTKPSTTLTNPSSPIILPSSAPDMVDAEVELAIVLARDCKNARREDAGRYILGYTAANDVTARDVQSKTSQWGYSKGFDGFCPLGPCLVRSELFTDVNRGVCLKSTLNSEVLQDGKTDEFIFSVGEIIEHLSRDSTLPKGTVILTGTPSGIGHGRKPPRYLKAGSDLQITISHGIGTLNNPIVSSIKL; the protein is encoded by the exons ATGGGTTCCATGCCAGCT ACCTGGACGCGTTTTGTGCGATTCATCTCAACAGACGACCGAGAATTGTGTGGAGAGCCAATTGAtcaagatgttgatg TCGGTTTGGCCATCGCCGCAGGCCAGTCAGTCGAGGTCCGCTTGCTTGACCGTCCGTCTGCGGTAGACGAAAGCCAATTCACCGGCCAGACTGCATTCATCAAGACG CTCCTGTCGCCACTCTCACCCCAAGAGGTCGCTACCATCCGCTGTATCGGCCTCAACTTCAAAGACCACGCAGCAGAGCTCAACTGCCCCCTCCCCAGCATCCCTGAAGTCTTCACCAAGCCCTCTACAACCCTCACAAACCCGTCCTCGCCCATAATTCTGCCCAGCTCAGCGCCAGATATGGTCGACGCAGAAGTCGAACTCGCCATTGTGCTCGCCCGAGACTGCAAGAACGCCAGGCGTGAAGATGCAGGGCGTTACATCTTGGGGTACACAGCCGCCAACGATGTGACTGCCCGTGATGTCCAGTCCAAGACCTCGCAATGGGGATACAGTAAGGGTTTCGACGGATTCTGTCCCCTCGGACCCTGCCTGGTCAGGAGTGAGCTGTTTACTGATGTCAACCGGGGCGTGTGTCTCAAGTCAACCCTCAACAGCGAGGTGCTACAAGACGGGAAGACGGATGAATTCATCTTCTCTGTGGGTGAAATAATTGAGCATCTCTCAAGGGATAGTACCCTACCAAAAGGCACGGTGATATTGACCGGAACACCATCGGGTATTGGTCATGGGAGGAAGCCCCCGCGGTATCTAAAGGCTGGCAGTGATCTGCAGATCACCATTTCCCATGGCATCGGCACGCTCAATAACCCGATCGTGTCATCTATCAAGCTTTAG
- a CDS encoding putative oxidoreductase YhdF codes for MSAEGGQFKPVPEKQAQDLPGTERDMKPTSESTKLEGKDKFHEYRAANKLQDSKALITGGDSGIGRSVAVLFAREGADVSIVYLPEEQNDAEDTKKMVEEEGRKCVLIAGNLMDNETCQKAVQKHVDEYGKIHILVNNASKQIMCSDLKDIDLDKVESTFRSNILQMFAITKYALHHMETGGSIINSTSTVAFRGTASMVDYASTKGAITSFTQSLAKQLVSKGIRVNAIAPGPVHTPLQPSSRPAEQMEGFGQGSQLGRPGQPSEVAPSYVFLASKDSELYYGQVLHAYPLGD; via the exons ATGTCTGCAGAAGGTGGTCAATTCAAGCCTGTTCCGGAGAAGCAGGCCCAGGACCTTCCAGG CACAGAGAGGGACATGAAGCCGACTAGCGAGTCTACAAAGCTTGAAGGCAAAGACAAGTTCCACGAATACCGCGCTGCCAACAAGCTCCAAGATAGTAAGGCTCTGATCACAGGCGGAGA TTCTGGAATTGGACGGTCAGTCGCCGTCCTCTTTGCGCGTGAGGGTGCAGATGTGAGCATCGTGTACCTCCCAGAAGAGCAAAATGACGCCGAGGACACCAAGAAGAtggttgaggaagagggccgCAAGTGCGTGCTCATCGCCGGCAACCTCATGGACAATGAGACGTGCCAAAAGGCGGTCCAGAAGCACGTCGACGAGTACGGCAAGATAcacatcctcgtcaacaacgCATCCAAGCAGATCATGTGCAGTGACTTGAAGGATATCGACTTGGATAAGGTTGAGAGCACCTTTCGCAGCAACATTCTGCAGATGTTTGCCATTACCAAATATGCTCTTCATCACATGGAGACTGGCGGCTC AATCATCAACTCGACGTCCACGGTGGCCTTTAGGGGTACAGCCTCGATGGTCGACTACGCATCCACCAAAGGCGCAATCACGTCCTTTACCCAGTCCCTCGCCAAGCAGCTCGTTTCAAAGGGCATCAGGGTCAATGCGATCGCTCCGGGCCCTGTGCATACCCCCCTTCAGCCGTCTTCCAGACCAGCAGAGCAGATGGAAGGGTTCGGCCAGGGGTCTCAGCTCGGTCGTCCTGGACAGCCCAGCGAGGTTGCACCCAGCTATGTTTTTCTTGCTTCCAAAGACTCGGAGCTTTACTATGGGCAGGTTCTGCATGCTTATCCTCTCGGGGATTAG